A genomic region of Paramormyrops kingsleyae isolate MSU_618 chromosome 19, PKINGS_0.4, whole genome shotgun sequence contains the following coding sequences:
- the LOC111844448 gene encoding protein RD3-like, with protein MPLFSWRKRPPVEEVRGGPLLHQLLRHVEEREQRRRLARGIQPAAPRPLVAPQDRQQLELLCARVPPAHAAAVLSRVKEVLAGTSLPPWELVYAFQQVLRDFLCGEEVEQAGPVLAWDRRCPRKLGSGAATAPECPDPQREEIPTISSHVERSMRWARPYEAQRDWDLPHHCPAPRHCPAPQRCSQAYSTAL; from the exons ATGCCCCTCTTCAGCTGGAGGaagcgcccccctgtggagGAGGTGCGAGGCGGCCCCCTGCTGCACCAGCTGCTGCGGCACGTGGAAGAGCGTGAGCAGCGCCGCCGCCTGGCCCGTGGCATCCAGCCGGCGGCCCCACGGCCCCTCGTGGCCCCCCAGGACCGGCAGCAGCTGGAGCTGCTCTGTGCTCGAGTGCCGCCGGCTCACGCGGCCGCCGTTCTCTCCAG GGTCAAGGAGGTGCTGGCGGGCACCAGCCTACCTCCCTGGGAGCTGGTCTACGCTTTTCAGCAGGTGCTGCGAGATTTCCTCTGCGGGGAGGAGGTAGAGCAGGCGGGGCCTGTGCTGGCCTGGGACAGACGCTGTCCGAGGAAGCTGGGCTCAGGAGCGGCCACGGCGCCGGAGTGTCCAGACCCACAGAGGGAGGAGATCCCCACCATCTCCAGCCATGTGGAACGCAGCATGCGCTGGGCCCGGCCTTACGAGGCCCAGAGGGACTGGGACCTACCCCATCACTGCCCTGCCCCCCGGCactgccccgccccccagcgCTGTTCTCAGGCTTACAGCACTGCTTTGTGA